The Pseudomonadota bacterium genome includes a region encoding these proteins:
- a CDS encoding AAA family ATPase, with protein sequence MPTRKATRSSSYSREQFETVFHMYTEHYGFSAKPFALTPDLRFFFPSAGHQRAMSYLRYGLEQGEGFVVITGHVGTGKTLLIQTLLSELSNQDIAFARIATANLSADRVPAVVASALGLSFEGKSKEALLRSLERALVKARKQLEHVLLIVDEAQTLQRDVLEEFRILSNLEVGGKALLQVFLIGQTELQLGLRKRNMRQLRQRIVASYHLQPLSASDTREYIEYRLNACEWDGLPAITEDAYERVHEVTEGVPRKINILMDRILLFGSLEDIDSFDSSHVSMVMEELQSELAGDLAEIDDEPEEVDSGSASREDERQSSRLESRLRALEQKLDKLNAHGAEK encoded by the coding sequence GTGCCGACCCGCAAGGCGACCCGCAGCTCGTCTTATTCACGCGAGCAGTTTGAGACCGTCTTTCACATGTACACCGAACACTACGGCTTTTCCGCGAAGCCTTTTGCGCTCACTCCTGATTTGCGCTTCTTCTTTCCGAGCGCCGGGCATCAGCGCGCGATGTCCTATCTGCGCTATGGATTGGAGCAAGGCGAGGGCTTCGTCGTCATCACCGGGCACGTGGGGACAGGCAAGACGCTGCTCATTCAAACCCTGTTGAGCGAACTCAGCAACCAAGATATTGCGTTCGCTCGGATCGCGACGGCGAACCTCTCGGCCGACAGAGTCCCTGCTGTTGTTGCATCAGCCTTGGGTTTGTCTTTCGAGGGGAAGAGTAAGGAAGCACTTCTTCGGTCCTTGGAGCGCGCGTTAGTCAAGGCTCGAAAGCAGCTCGAGCACGTGTTGCTCATCGTAGACGAGGCACAGACCCTGCAGCGAGACGTGCTGGAGGAGTTTCGGATCCTGAGCAATCTGGAAGTCGGAGGCAAGGCGCTCCTGCAGGTCTTTTTGATTGGTCAAACCGAGTTACAGCTTGGCTTGCGCAAGCGAAACATGAGGCAGCTGCGCCAGCGCATTGTTGCCTCCTACCATCTGCAGCCACTCAGTGCGTCCGACACTCGCGAGTACATCGAGTACCGCTTAAACGCTTGTGAGTGGGACGGGCTCCCGGCGATTACGGAAGATGCCTACGAGCGCGTCCACGAAGTCACCGAAGGTGTTCCACGGAAGATCAACATCCTGATGGATCGTATCCTTCTTTTCGGGTCGCTGGAGGACATCGATTCCTTCGACAGCTCGCACGTTTCCATGGTCATGGAGGAACTGCAGAGCGAGCTGGCTGGTGACTTGGCGGAGATCGATGACGAGCCGGAGGAGGTCGATAGTGGTTCCGCGAGCCGTGAAGATGAGCGTCAGTCGTCTCGGCTTGAATCGCGTCTTCGGGCCTTGGAACAAAAGCTCGACAAACTCAACGCGCACGGCGCCGAGAAATAG
- a CDS encoding TIGR03016 family PEP-CTERM system-associated outer membrane protein has protein sequence MRGRSRAAQGFLLLGMVAALPVLAQWEFVPAAELRTIGSDNLQLQGGEERQSDLIGVINPSFSLSREDDTVDVDLNYSLEAVGYLQADDVNQIFQQIDAGLEARLLGDHLLLGVGGDLFQQVVDPENPFINNNVAVTGNRTDALGLNASATWRQSVGGVADLQISHAQTRLDFDRPELFDSDIASSNLRLASRQSEQGITWAASANLDRVEFGNGLSEAEFSVIQLELGYWVTSGFRVFATSGVESDFLEHRSEIEYDTFIWSAGIDWQVAERDQLTLSYGQRAFGDNLRASWSHQLGEKLRFNIDYSETPSTNPQASRLQLQQLGLFIDNELPGDQVGLDRPGSADSFVRRRLSTGISANGNRLGLSLTGYFERRTDRVNGFGVPVVGVEDEESRGVRANARWDVGVKTGITVGANWELADFVGTGEVERLTLFSTLSYSLGTRTNLSLEYRRFDGDGQAQEFVENRLTFIIGRRFL, from the coding sequence GTGCGCGGCCGCTCGCGCGCAGCTCAGGGCTTCCTTCTCCTGGGTATGGTCGCCGCGCTTCCCGTGTTGGCGCAGTGGGAGTTCGTGCCGGCCGCTGAGCTGAGAACTATCGGCAGCGATAACCTGCAGCTACAGGGAGGGGAAGAGCGGCAGTCGGATCTTATCGGCGTGATCAACCCAAGCTTCTCACTCAGCCGGGAAGACGACACGGTCGACGTCGACCTCAACTACAGCCTTGAGGCCGTGGGCTACCTGCAGGCGGATGATGTCAATCAGATTTTCCAGCAGATCGACGCGGGCCTTGAGGCTAGGTTGCTAGGCGATCATCTGCTTCTCGGCGTGGGTGGGGATCTGTTTCAGCAAGTGGTAGACCCTGAGAATCCCTTCATCAACAACAACGTCGCTGTCACCGGAAATCGCACGGATGCATTGGGTCTCAACGCCAGCGCTACCTGGCGGCAGTCCGTGGGTGGCGTCGCCGACTTGCAGATTTCGCACGCGCAGACGCGCCTGGACTTTGATCGGCCGGAGTTGTTCGATTCGGACATCGCGTCCAGTAACTTGCGCCTGGCCAGCCGGCAGTCCGAACAGGGCATTACGTGGGCAGCCAGCGCGAACCTTGACCGGGTCGAGTTCGGCAACGGCCTCTCAGAGGCGGAGTTCTCGGTCATTCAGCTGGAGCTTGGGTACTGGGTTACGTCGGGCTTCCGCGTGTTCGCTACCAGTGGTGTCGAGAGCGATTTCCTAGAGCACCGCAGTGAAATCGAGTACGACACCTTTATCTGGTCCGCTGGCATTGATTGGCAAGTGGCGGAGCGCGACCAACTTACCCTGAGCTACGGGCAGCGGGCATTCGGCGACAACCTTCGCGCCAGCTGGTCGCATCAGCTGGGTGAGAAGCTAAGGTTCAACATCGACTACTCGGAGACCCCGTCGACTAACCCGCAAGCCTCTCGGTTGCAGCTTCAGCAGCTGGGGTTGTTCATAGACAATGAGCTTCCGGGCGATCAAGTGGGTCTCGATCGACCCGGGAGTGCAGATTCCTTTGTTCGTCGGCGCTTGTCTACGGGCATTAGCGCCAACGGGAATCGCTTGGGTTTGTCTCTCACGGGCTACTTCGAACGCCGTACGGACCGCGTCAACGGCTTTGGCGTTCCGGTCGTTGGGGTGGAGGACGAGGAGTCACGCGGGGTCCGCGCCAACGCCCGCTGGGACGTTGGAGTAAAGACCGGCATTACGGTGGGGGCGAACTGGGAGTTAGCTGATTTTGTTGGCACTGGGGAAGTAGAACGTTTGACGCTTTTCTCCACACTGAGCTATTCGCTCGGTACGCGAACGAATCTCTCCCTGGAGTACCGACGTTTCGACGGAGACGGCCAGGCGCAGGAATTCGTCGAGAACCGGCTTACGTTCATTATCGGGAGGCGCTTCCTGTGA
- a CDS encoding XrtA system polysaccharide deacetylase, whose translation MSVDVEDYFQVSAFEKQVARDQWDGLELRVEANVDRILELFARHDVRSTFFTLGWIAQRCPQMVRRIVEQGHELASHGYEHVRVTEQDPMDFRQDVMRTKGILEDLSGTSVCGYRAPSYSIGAANLWALDVLEETGHRYSSSIYPIKHDLYGMPEAPRTAFRTRTQGGLLEFPVSAVDLAGRRVPCGGGGFFRLFPYRFSRYLIARFNRTFRQPSIFYFHPWEVDVDQPRIGGASAKSRFRHYLNLERMAPRLERLADDFTWAPLRDVFRVGR comes from the coding sequence ATGTCGGTGGACGTAGAGGATTACTTTCAGGTCTCCGCCTTTGAGAAGCAGGTCGCGCGCGATCAATGGGACGGCCTGGAGTTACGTGTGGAGGCGAACGTAGATCGGATCCTCGAGCTGTTCGCGCGCCATGACGTGCGATCGACCTTCTTTACCTTGGGGTGGATCGCGCAGCGGTGCCCACAGATGGTCCGACGGATCGTCGAGCAGGGGCATGAGCTGGCAAGCCACGGCTACGAGCATGTGCGGGTTACCGAGCAAGATCCGATGGATTTCCGCCAAGACGTGATGCGTACGAAGGGAATCCTGGAAGATCTGAGTGGTACCTCCGTTTGTGGCTACCGAGCGCCGAGCTACTCCATCGGCGCCGCCAATCTATGGGCTCTGGATGTGCTTGAGGAAACCGGTCACCGCTACAGCTCTAGTATCTATCCGATAAAGCACGACCTCTACGGTATGCCTGAGGCGCCGCGTACGGCCTTTCGCACGAGGACCCAGGGTGGTCTGTTGGAGTTCCCGGTCAGCGCTGTGGATCTTGCGGGTCGTCGAGTCCCATGCGGAGGCGGGGGCTTCTTCCGACTGTTCCCCTACCGCTTCTCAAGGTACTTGATTGCGCGCTTCAACCGCACTTTCCGCCAGCCGTCGATTTTCTACTTTCACCCGTGGGAGGTCGATGTCGACCAGCCGCGCATCGGCGGTGCTAGCGCGAAGAGCAGGTTTCGCCACTACCTCAACCTAGAGCGCATGGCTCCACGCCTAGAGAGGCTTGCGGACGATTTCACATGGGCACCGCTCCGCGACGTCTTCCGGGTGGGGCGTTAG
- a CDS encoding FemAB family XrtA/PEP-CTERM system-associated protein, with protein sequence MSLIDLKSAAVERPESGAESRVQQAVRVRAFSPDDAAAWDRFVEHECPEATFFHLSGWERVLRGVFGHRTHFLLAERGDVVVGVLPLAEVKSLLFGHSLISTPFCVYGGVAALDGEVREALTHRACELAGELRVEYLELRNQHRRNPDWPCKDLYVTFRREIAADDEENLKAIPRKQRAMVRKGIKKELQATADNDLTVLYDCYSQSVRNLGTPVFSVRYLHKLQEVFGPERCRSLTVRSGDTAVAAVMSFYFRDQVLPYYGGGKESARHLYANDFMYWSVMRDAARSAAVRVFDYGRSKVGTGSYDFKRHWGFEPTPLYYEYHLVRAKSMPNLSPTNPKYRLFISAWKRLPNALARRIGPLLARSLG encoded by the coding sequence ATGAGCCTCATCGATCTGAAATCGGCAGCAGTCGAGCGACCTGAGTCGGGGGCGGAGTCACGAGTGCAGCAAGCAGTGCGAGTACGCGCCTTCTCCCCCGACGATGCCGCAGCCTGGGATCGTTTCGTGGAGCATGAGTGCCCAGAAGCGACGTTCTTCCACCTAAGCGGTTGGGAGAGGGTGTTGCGCGGGGTTTTTGGCCATCGTACTCACTTCCTGCTTGCCGAGCGTGGCGATGTTGTGGTGGGGGTGCTTCCGCTGGCCGAGGTAAAGAGTCTTCTGTTTGGACACTCCTTAATCTCCACGCCTTTCTGCGTGTACGGCGGAGTGGCCGCACTGGATGGCGAAGTACGAGAAGCGCTGACGCATCGGGCGTGCGAGCTCGCTGGGGAGTTGCGCGTGGAGTACCTGGAGCTCAGAAATCAGCACCGTCGAAACCCCGATTGGCCCTGCAAGGACCTCTACGTTACGTTCCGCCGCGAGATCGCCGCAGACGATGAGGAGAATCTAAAAGCCATTCCGCGAAAGCAGCGTGCGATGGTGCGCAAGGGAATCAAAAAGGAGCTTCAGGCGACAGCAGACAACGACCTGACGGTACTCTACGACTGTTACTCGCAGAGCGTGCGCAACCTAGGGACTCCGGTTTTTTCAGTGCGATACCTCCATAAGCTTCAGGAAGTATTTGGTCCGGAGCGCTGCCGGAGTCTGACCGTGCGTAGTGGCGACACTGCCGTTGCCGCGGTTATGAGCTTCTACTTTCGCGACCAGGTATTGCCATACTACGGCGGGGGAAAGGAGAGTGCGCGTCATCTGTACGCGAACGACTTCATGTATTGGTCAGTCATGCGGGACGCTGCCAGAAGCGCAGCCGTGCGTGTGTTCGATTACGGCCGCAGCAAGGTTGGTACCGGCTCTTATGACTTCAAGAGACATTGGGGCTTCGAGCCCACACCGCTGTACTACGAGTACCACCTGGTCCGGGCCAAGAGCATGCCCAACCTGAGCCCGACCAACCCTAAATACCGTCTCTTCATCTCCGCTTGGAAGCGCCTCCCAAACGCCTTGGCAAGGCGCATCGGGCCCTTGCTGGCACGCTCGTTGGGGTAG